In Meleagris gallopavo isolate NT-WF06-2002-E0010 breed Aviagen turkey brand Nicholas breeding stock chromosome 3, Turkey_5.1, whole genome shotgun sequence, one DNA window encodes the following:
- the IRX1 gene encoding iroquois-class homeodomain protein IRX-1 — translation MCFFLSACLNVLQGSQYELKDNPGVHPATFAAHTAPGYYPYGQFQYGDPGRPKNATRESTSTLKAWLNEHRKNPYPTKGEKIMLAIITKMTLTQVSTWFANARRRLKKENKVTWGSRSKDQEDANLFGSDNEGDPEKTEDDEEIDLESIDIDKIDENDGEQSNEEEEEKPELLRQSSEEERLEKDKDLALSGSEGLNPKDALAMVKEASDNSTRIISPGGQSNLQMPSHSKPKIWSLAETATSPDGALKSSPPPPPPAQVTHTSPQIQHPAFLPSHGLYTCQIGKFHNWTNGAFLTQSSLLNVRSFLGVNHHHATHHNHHLQAQQQPSVLTATLGALSGEKPSEKTSPKHIENVPRNDSPPQPLKSPFQPVGDK, via the exons ATGTGCTTTTTCCTCTCCGCTTGCCTGAATGTGTTACAGGGCTCCCAGTACGAGCTGAAAGATAATCCGGGTGTCCACCCTGCTACCTTCGCAGCCCACACCGCCCCCGGCTATTATCCCTACGGACAATTCCAGTACGGGGACCCGGGTCGACCCAAAAATGCCACCCGGGAGAGCACCAGCACCCTCAAGGCCTGGCTCAACGAACACCGCAAGAATCCCTACCCCACCAAGGGTGAGAAGATCATGCTGGCCATCATCACCAAGATGACCCTCACCCAGGTCTCCACCTGGTTCGCCAACGCCCGCCGCCGTCTCAAGAAGGAGAACAAGGTGACCTGGGGTTCCAGGAGTAAGGACCAAGAAGATGCCAACCTTTTTGGCAGCGATAACGAGGGGGACCCTGAGAAGACCGAAGACGATGAGGAGATTGACCTGGAGAGCATAGACATAGATAAAATTGATGAAAACGATGGGGAACAGAgcaatgaggaagaggaggagaagccTGAGCTCCTGAGACAAAGCAGTGAAGAGGAGCGCTTGGAAAAAGACAAGGATTTGGCACTATCAGGATCTGAAGGACTGAATCCCAAAGATGCTTTGGCCATGGTGAAGGAGGCCTCTGATAACAGCACGCGGATCATCAGCCCCGGGGGACAGAGCAATTTACAGATGCCATCTCACAGCAAACCCAAGATCTGGTCTTTGGCAGAGACTGCGACAAGCCCCGATGGTGCCCTGAAATCCTcccccccaccaccaccccctGCCCAGGTCACCCACACTTCGCCACAGATCCAGCATCCCGCTTTTCTCCCCAGCCATGGACTCTACACGTGCCAGATTGGCAAGTTTCACAACTGGACAAATGGGGCTTTCCTCACACAGAGTTCCCTGCTAAATGTGAGGTCGTTTTTGGGAGTAAATCACCATCATGCCACTCACCACAATCACCACCTCCAGGCCCAGCAGCAGCCTTCTGTTTTAACAGCCACCTTGGGAGCCCTAAGCGGTGAAAAGCCTTCAGAGAAGACCAGTCCCAAACACATAG aaAATGTCCCAAGAAACGATTCCCCACCTCAGCCACTCAAATCGCCCTTCCAGCCTGTCGGTGACAAgtga